One window of the Candidatus Phycorickettsia trachydisci genome contains the following:
- the lpdA gene encoding dihydrolipoyl dehydrogenase — protein MENNFDLVIIGAGPAGYTGAIRAAQLGMKVACVEKDSTLGGTCLNVGCIPSKALLHFSEKYEEALKHLAGIGINTSCSLDLATMIAKKDKVVSDLTRGIEMLFNKNKIHRIGGTAKITSPNTVLINNQTEITAHNILIATGSIPSPLPNITLDHKRIVSSTGALSLKEVPQKLIVIGAGYIGLELGSVWRRLGSEVVVLEYSNNFLPFMDKEVATTLYSLLQKQGMQFQMSTKVLSAQTQRDKVLIKAQKDNTESELDADIVLVAAGRVPYTADLGLEELGIEKDNRGFIKVDSFYRTKHPSIYAVGDVIPGPMLAHKAEGESIDAVEIMNGKKPSINYNLIPSVIYTSPEVASVGLTEEQLKAASKEYKVGKFPFIANSKAKAIVSTEGFVKILADSKTDQILGAHIIGQNASNLISELAVAMEFKASSQDIALTMHPHPTLSEAICEAAKAVNKEAINI, from the coding sequence ATGGAAAATAACTTTGATTTAGTCATTATAGGAGCAGGACCGGCAGGATACACAGGAGCTATAAGAGCCGCTCAACTTGGCATGAAGGTAGCATGCGTTGAAAAAGATTCAACACTTGGTGGAACTTGCTTAAATGTAGGCTGCATCCCGTCTAAAGCTCTCTTGCATTTTTCTGAAAAATATGAAGAAGCTCTCAAACATTTAGCAGGAATAGGAATAAATACTTCCTGCTCGTTGGATCTAGCTACGATGATCGCCAAGAAAGATAAAGTAGTCTCAGATTTAACAAGGGGTATCGAGATGCTTTTTAACAAAAATAAAATTCATCGAATCGGCGGTACTGCAAAAATTACATCACCCAATACTGTGCTTATAAATAATCAAACTGAAATTACTGCACACAATATTCTGATTGCAACGGGCTCAATCCCTTCCCCTCTTCCTAATATTACCTTAGATCATAAAAGAATAGTTTCATCAACAGGCGCACTGAGCCTCAAAGAAGTACCGCAAAAGCTAATTGTAATAGGAGCAGGATATATCGGGCTGGAGCTAGGCTCTGTATGGAGAAGGCTTGGCTCAGAAGTAGTGGTACTAGAGTATTCAAATAACTTTTTACCATTTATGGATAAAGAAGTAGCTACTACTCTCTATAGCTTACTACAAAAACAAGGTATGCAATTCCAAATGAGTACAAAAGTTTTATCAGCCCAGACTCAAAGAGATAAAGTACTTATTAAGGCACAAAAAGATAACACAGAATCAGAGCTAGATGCAGATATTGTGCTCGTTGCAGCTGGTAGGGTTCCGTACACTGCGGATCTCGGTCTTGAGGAATTAGGCATAGAAAAAGATAACAGGGGATTTATTAAGGTAGATAGTTTTTATAGAACAAAACACCCATCCATATATGCAGTAGGAGACGTGATCCCTGGTCCTATGCTTGCACATAAAGCGGAAGGTGAAAGCATCGATGCAGTCGAAATTATGAATGGTAAAAAACCATCTATAAATTATAACCTAATACCTAGTGTAATTTACACATCTCCAGAAGTTGCCAGCGTTGGTCTTACCGAAGAGCAGTTAAAGGCAGCATCAAAAGAGTATAAGGTAGGTAAATTTCCTTTCATAGCCAATAGTAAGGCTAAAGCTATTGTCTCAACTGAAGGCTTTGTGAAAATCCTTGCAGATAGCAAAACAGATCAGATTTTAGGCGCTCACATTATAGGACAAAACGCTAGCAATTTGATCAGTGAGCTGGCTGTTGCCATGGAATTTAAAGCATCCAGCCAAGACATAGCTCTAACAATGCATCCCCATCCAACTTTAAGTGAAGCAATATGCGAAGCTGCAAAGGCAGTAAATAAGGAGGCTATTAATATTTAG
- a CDS encoding PD-(D/E)XK nuclease family protein, with the protein MLFYYIPSHLNYLSVLSKFLVNTYGKGIDQVQIIFAHPLQCQFFHKELIETLKPSGGNFFLPQIIPLSSLWERFRVIKENDKLYGRAKSIEEILCLSKNLMPDLHAADRFEVANQLHQVLKELANNNADITCLDEQLLADKSIHLQEQLKLIGEQSVNLKNSLDNKLPSFDFDNKIYVKYLKELVQLGPTILVGLTRESKFFNQFLLDNLDNENLTFILPPICDAKNLDLFNNSKKLVEFLKVKDIKPIGQEESNFSFKDFLGANPQSKISHISLVEAENEIEESNLIFILIKDFLDKNPGKSIALMLSNRHIINFVINNLKKYQISFADFLGENFLENKLVQFILSLTHYILEPTSIDKLLACLKHPYIYCEYSNRVENIIRENVFMNSAFDISNHIEDLWLKTWWENFYSIIQKYQNKLKDEAELNDFIRISFQLSEELYPDIWKISGIEKIVNFFRDLLEANFSVIKKDEYYNFLKAILKKNRIITSHPSPQVSILSPDNSLYLNFDLVILGDMNGDIKCASQNLDMWIAGALRRSLDLTNPEEEFKAKMQDFYLLLCNKEVVLTRAKKVNNSTTSSSKFWQQLMHLAKSDKILNVDSKNGYLDVLRYYLFDRTLPVNSEFLVENSCFPEKVSVTNLELLIKNPHGFYAKNILRLYPYDELNKQELNAEFGTLLHAIICAYNKLPEIGDTKAFLQLAELEIKKLGADEFIINLWWPKIASIGSAYVNFARTRGAKKIYSEIYGQMYVDIDDKTQRIIAIADEIVVNEDGSVHIIDYKTGTPPTKKDVLSGIAPQLIVEGLILARGGFKGLPKVNPSQISFIKLSHNDPHLQEISMQDIDFDIHYSGLQNLLKHYLSQPVRYYVLPHDDYIPKYDQYRHLGRKNYFLYT; encoded by the coding sequence ATGCTCTTTTATTATATCCCATCTCACCTAAATTACCTTAGCGTTCTTAGTAAGTTTTTAGTAAACACCTATGGCAAAGGGATAGACCAGGTACAAATAATTTTCGCTCATCCCTTGCAATGTCAGTTTTTCCATAAAGAACTTATAGAAACTTTAAAACCATCTGGAGGCAACTTCTTTTTACCCCAAATTATACCCCTAAGCAGTCTTTGGGAGCGCTTTAGGGTTATTAAAGAAAATGATAAATTGTATGGAAGAGCAAAGTCTATTGAAGAAATTTTATGTCTATCTAAGAATTTAATGCCAGATTTACATGCTGCAGATAGGTTTGAAGTAGCAAATCAATTACACCAAGTACTAAAAGAATTAGCAAATAATAATGCTGATATTACATGTTTAGATGAACAGCTGCTAGCAGATAAAAGCATCCACCTTCAAGAGCAATTAAAACTCATAGGCGAGCAAAGTGTTAATCTAAAAAACTCTCTAGATAATAAGCTTCCAAGTTTTGATTTTGATAATAAAATTTACGTAAAATACCTTAAAGAATTAGTTCAATTAGGTCCTACAATATTAGTTGGACTTACGCGAGAATCTAAATTTTTTAACCAGTTTTTGCTAGACAATTTAGACAACGAAAACCTAACTTTTATCTTACCACCAATTTGTGATGCGAAAAATTTAGATCTATTTAATAATTCTAAAAAGCTCGTAGAATTTTTAAAGGTTAAAGATATAAAACCTATAGGTCAAGAAGAGAGTAATTTTTCGTTTAAAGACTTCTTAGGAGCAAATCCTCAAAGCAAAATTTCTCACATAAGCTTAGTAGAGGCAGAAAACGAAATTGAAGAGAGTAATTTGATATTTATTCTAATTAAAGATTTTTTAGACAAAAACCCAGGTAAATCCATAGCCTTAATGCTCAGTAACAGGCATATCATCAACTTTGTTATTAACAACCTTAAAAAATATCAGATTAGCTTTGCAGATTTTTTAGGTGAGAATTTTCTCGAAAATAAGCTTGTTCAATTCATTTTATCTTTAACGCATTATATCTTAGAGCCAACGAGCATAGATAAACTTTTAGCCTGCTTGAAACATCCATATATTTACTGCGAGTATAGCAATCGAGTCGAAAATATAATTAGAGAAAATGTTTTCATGAATAGTGCCTTTGATATTAGTAATCATATCGAAGATTTATGGCTTAAAACCTGGTGGGAAAATTTCTACAGCATTATCCAAAAATATCAAAACAAATTAAAAGATGAAGCTGAATTAAATGATTTCATTCGTATAAGCTTTCAATTATCCGAGGAGCTATACCCTGATATTTGGAAAATTTCTGGCATTGAGAAAATAGTAAATTTTTTCCGCGACCTACTTGAGGCAAACTTTAGCGTTATTAAAAAAGATGAATACTATAATTTTCTAAAAGCAATTTTAAAGAAAAATAGAATCATCACATCTCATCCATCCCCTCAGGTATCTATTTTATCACCTGATAACTCCTTATATCTCAACTTTGATCTTGTTATTTTAGGTGATATGAACGGAGATATAAAATGCGCCTCACAAAATTTAGATATGTGGATTGCAGGTGCTTTACGCCGTAGCTTAGATTTAACCAATCCTGAAGAAGAGTTTAAAGCAAAAATGCAAGACTTTTACTTACTACTGTGTAATAAGGAAGTAGTTTTAACGCGCGCAAAAAAAGTTAATAATTCTACTACAAGCTCATCAAAATTCTGGCAACAGCTAATGCACTTGGCAAAAAGTGATAAAATTCTTAATGTTGACAGCAAAAATGGATACCTAGATGTTCTAAGATATTATCTTTTTGATCGCACCCTACCCGTAAATAGTGAATTTCTCGTAGAAAACAGTTGTTTTCCTGAAAAAGTTTCTGTCACTAACTTAGAGTTACTTATTAAAAATCCTCATGGTTTTTATGCTAAAAATATCTTAAGGCTTTACCCTTATGATGAACTTAATAAGCAAGAGTTAAACGCAGAATTTGGTACGCTGCTGCATGCGATCATTTGCGCATATAATAAGTTACCTGAAATAGGAGATACTAAAGCATTTTTGCAATTGGCTGAATTAGAGATAAAAAAATTAGGGGCAGATGAGTTTATTATAAATCTCTGGTGGCCTAAAATTGCATCTATCGGTTCTGCATACGTAAATTTTGCTCGCACCAGAGGTGCAAAAAAGATTTACAGTGAAATTTATGGCCAAATGTATGTTGATATAGATGATAAAACCCAAAGAATTATAGCTATAGCAGATGAGATTGTAGTGAACGAAGATGGCAGCGTGCATATCATAGACTATAAAACTGGAACCCCTCCTACAAAAAAGGATGTATTAAGCGGTATAGCTCCGCAGCTAATTGTTGAAGGCTTGATACTTGCACGCGGGGGGTTTAAAGGATTGCCAAAAGTAAACCCATCGCAAATTAGCTTTATCAAGCTTTCTCACAACGATCCTCACTTACAAGAAATTTCAATGCAAGACATAGATTTTGATATTCATTATTCGGGTTTGCAAAACTTATTGAAGCACTATCTCTCCCAGCCTGTACGCTATTATGTTTTGCCTCACGATGACTACATCCCAAAATACGATCAATATAGACACTTAGGAAGAAAAAACTACTTCTTATATACATAA
- a CDS encoding ankyrin repeat domain-containing protein: MLSRLARLLHNGEEDITLSLIKTINLDYPLVNIEASLNEKEETALHLAVKYGRKLVVKLLIEINVELNRKNIEGLTPLNLSLTREVDNPEIACLLIKAGANFRIACNKGYSPIDRAIISFYPTSSDSYSAVLDSILETGWNINSIDKHGYTALTIAVTNNNLYSTKYLLDHGANPHRSIDKLHVAPELRSSAYGYAKRLGSNEMIELLEKNGAMNLPNSSLVHQYVRENKIEEIKQIIIQGDYDLNKTDGSGLTPLNLALKTGIKNEKMASILLKAGADPNIPDTLGTTPLIRAAAHGFHDVVKLLIEKGAIINAQDNFGNAPLQTAARNKDCAPKTFSLLIQHGANLNLQNKEKNTALHYAAMLDRDDVVKILMSHGANARLINKNFYTPAELAIYYKNFSIAALIKSFNKSTQEYKEDQTLTLSNTNKYLKHTLEKHKAKIPSLTPTIDLDSTAGDKQCSFQETLDTKNLELKTTHDLQPPLTDDVKPSELIGDTSETK; encoded by the coding sequence ATGCTTTCAAGATTGGCAAGACTTTTACATAATGGTGAAGAAGACATTACCTTATCATTAATAAAAACTATAAACCTTGATTATCCTTTAGTCAATATTGAAGCTTCATTGAATGAGAAAGAAGAAACAGCCTTACATTTGGCCGTAAAATACGGTCGCAAATTAGTAGTAAAGCTTTTAATCGAGATAAATGTAGAGCTGAATCGCAAAAATATAGAGGGACTTACACCTTTAAATCTGTCTTTAACTCGAGAAGTTGACAACCCTGAAATTGCCTGTTTACTGATAAAAGCTGGCGCCAATTTTCGTATAGCTTGTAATAAAGGCTATAGCCCAATAGACAGGGCTATCATATCTTTCTATCCCACTTCTAGCGATTCTTATTCCGCTGTTTTAGATAGTATTTTAGAAACTGGATGGAATATTAATAGTATTGATAAGCATGGGTATACAGCTTTGACAATAGCAGTAACAAATAACAATTTATATTCTACTAAATATCTACTAGATCATGGAGCTAACCCTCATCGTAGCATAGACAAACTCCACGTAGCTCCAGAATTACGTAGTAGCGCTTATGGTTACGCAAAACGTCTTGGAAGCAACGAAATGATTGAACTATTGGAAAAAAATGGCGCAATGAATTTACCAAACTCAAGCTTAGTACATCAATATGTCCGAGAAAACAAGATAGAAGAAATAAAGCAAATTATCATACAAGGTGATTACGATTTAAATAAAACGGATGGCTCAGGACTTACTCCTTTAAATCTTGCACTTAAAACGGGTATAAAAAATGAAAAGATGGCCTCTATATTACTTAAGGCAGGAGCAGATCCAAATATACCCGATACCTTGGGAACAACACCTTTAATTCGTGCAGCCGCACATGGATTTCATGATGTAGTGAAATTGCTTATAGAAAAAGGAGCTATCATTAATGCACAGGATAATTTTGGTAATGCTCCATTACAAACTGCGGCTCGTAATAAAGATTGTGCACCTAAAACATTTTCTCTGCTCATTCAACATGGCGCTAATCTAAACCTACAAAATAAAGAAAAAAACACCGCCTTACACTATGCTGCTATGTTAGATCGTGATGACGTTGTTAAGATATTAATGTCACATGGCGCCAATGCTCGCTTAATAAACAAAAACTTTTATACACCAGCTGAACTAGCTATATACTATAAGAATTTCAGCATAGCAGCTTTAATTAAGAGTTTTAATAAAAGTACTCAAGAGTATAAGGAGGATCAAACTCTTACACTTTCAAATACAAATAAATATTTGAAACACACTCTTGAAAAGCACAAAGCAAAAATACCATCACTCACTCCTACAATTGATTTAGATAGTACCGCTGGAGATAAACAATGTAGCTTTCAAGAAACCTTAGATACTAAAAATTTAGAGCTAAAAACTACTCATGATTTACAACCGCCCTTAACAGATGACGTAAAACCATCCGAATTAATAGGCGATACTTCCGAAACAAAATGA
- a CDS encoding HlyD family secretion protein — protein MRYHFYFLLLLLTSCNQNKVSLHGYVEGEYQYITPTTSGTLKNLYVHRGDVVKTGDKLFALDDVELKAAIENAKADIRQLEAVFDESTKTYQRSQELLKSKTISQADFDKQQANYNAAKAKLDAANQSLVSAEKKLQDSAPLAINDAYIENTFFLPGEFVQAGKPVVSLLPPNEVKVRFFVPQKQLPKIAEGKYVTVSCDGCPKKIKAKIIYIAKQAEYTPPVIYSTDARQKMVFMVEAKTDQPETSLNPGLPVDINIEDK, from the coding sequence ATGCGTTATCACTTTTATTTTTTATTGTTACTGCTCACAAGCTGTAACCAAAACAAGGTAAGTTTGCATGGCTACGTCGAGGGGGAATATCAATATATCACTCCCACAACTTCGGGGACTCTAAAAAATCTATATGTTCATCGAGGAGACGTTGTTAAAACAGGAGATAAGCTTTTTGCTTTGGATGATGTTGAGCTTAAAGCTGCAATAGAGAATGCTAAGGCTGACATACGTCAGTTGGAAGCTGTATTTGATGAGAGCACCAAAACGTATCAAAGATCTCAAGAGCTTTTAAAATCTAAAACCATAAGTCAAGCTGATTTTGATAAACAACAAGCTAATTATAACGCTGCTAAAGCAAAACTAGATGCCGCAAATCAAAGCCTTGTTTCTGCTGAAAAGAAATTGCAAGATTCAGCCCCTTTGGCTATTAACGATGCCTATATTGAAAACACATTCTTTTTGCCAGGGGAGTTTGTTCAAGCTGGCAAACCAGTGGTAAGTCTGCTTCCTCCTAACGAAGTTAAAGTTAGGTTTTTTGTACCACAAAAACAACTGCCTAAAATTGCTGAGGGGAAATATGTTACTGTATCATGTGATGGATGCCCAAAGAAAATCAAAGCTAAAATCATATATATAGCAAAGCAGGCGGAATATACTCCTCCGGTAATTTACAGTACAGATGCGAGGCAGAAAATGGTATTTATGGTTGAAGCCAAGACTGATCAACCCGAGACATCCCTCAACCCAGGTCTCCCAGTTGATATTAATATAGAAGACAAGTAG
- a CDS encoding acetyl-CoA C-acetyltransferase yields the protein MKEVYILGAKRSAIGNLLGSLSSLSAVELGSLVASDLVSQFPYPIDEVIIGQVLTSSLGQNPARQITIKALKDSKRHPFEIPAYTINKVCGSGLKSVALGATSILHGDGQLILAGGVESMSNAPHTAMLRKGTKMGNVNFVDTMSYDGLTDVFSGKAMGITAENIANKFNITREQQDRFAYESQVKAAAAAKNGRFKDEITPINLTVKKQTVIVDQDEFIRPDTTLESLAKLRPAFIENGTVTAGNSSGINDGAAFVLLGSDDFVKSNNLKPLVRVVSFASAGVDPDIMGTGPIPATRLALKKAGWSVNDLDVIESNEAFAAQSLCVLQELGLDPAKVNINGGAIALGHPIGASGTRVLVTLIHELKRQGKKRGLATLCIGGGMGIAMCIEAV from the coding sequence ATGAAAGAAGTATATATTTTAGGGGCAAAGCGCTCTGCAATCGGTAATTTACTAGGCTCACTCAGCTCTTTAAGCGCAGTTGAGTTAGGAAGTTTAGTAGCAAGCGATTTAGTATCGCAATTTCCTTATCCAATAGATGAAGTGATAATAGGACAGGTTCTTACGAGCAGTTTAGGTCAAAATCCTGCAAGGCAAATTACGATAAAAGCACTCAAGGATTCAAAAAGACATCCTTTTGAAATTCCTGCATATACAATTAATAAAGTATGTGGATCAGGATTAAAATCAGTTGCCCTTGGTGCAACCTCAATTTTGCACGGCGATGGGCAGTTAATTTTAGCTGGAGGCGTTGAGTCTATGTCTAATGCTCCTCATACTGCTATGCTTCGTAAGGGAACTAAAATGGGGAATGTAAATTTCGTAGATACGATGTCTTATGACGGCTTAACAGATGTGTTTTCAGGAAAGGCTATGGGTATTACAGCTGAAAATATTGCTAATAAATTTAATATAACCCGTGAGCAGCAAGATAGATTTGCATATGAATCCCAAGTAAAAGCAGCGGCAGCAGCAAAAAATGGTAGATTTAAGGATGAGATAACACCAATTAATTTAACTGTCAAAAAACAAACAGTAATAGTTGACCAAGATGAGTTTATAAGACCTGATACAACGCTAGAATCTCTGGCAAAGCTAAGACCTGCATTTATAGAAAATGGTACGGTGACAGCTGGTAATAGCTCTGGTATTAATGACGGAGCTGCATTTGTTCTTCTTGGTTCGGATGATTTTGTTAAATCTAATAACCTAAAACCTTTGGTGCGAGTTGTTTCTTTTGCTTCAGCTGGGGTTGATCCTGATATTATGGGTACAGGCCCAATACCAGCTACTCGTCTTGCTCTTAAAAAAGCTGGGTGGAGTGTAAATGATTTGGATGTAATAGAGTCTAATGAAGCATTTGCTGCCCAAAGTTTATGTGTCTTGCAAGAGCTAGGTTTAGATCCGGCAAAAGTAAACATCAATGGTGGCGCTATTGCCTTAGGTCATCCTATTGGAGCAAGTGGCACTAGAGTTTTAGTTACTTTAATCCATGAGCTGAAAAGACAAGGAAAGAAAAGGGGTTTAGCGACATTGTGTATAGGTGGTGGAATGGGAATAGCTATGTGTATTGAAGCAGTATAA
- a CDS encoding ankyrin repeat domain-containing protein has translation MLRVIQNYPTVAIEDSDQEENMVITIEDQEYIRDFFSASLTGHPDIMKEIISISDLGANIVNASDNRGTSPLHCAATRGHEDVIEFLLSQPNININPRDDQGQTALHLAAEKGYLNVIKLLMNAGAQASIPNHKGETPVDWLKFWATTENKLDIVSETLDAMEDALMAQNNSTHHDDALIVGHNNYTNSHYIGD, from the coding sequence ATGTTAAGAGTTATACAAAATTATCCTACAGTAGCAATAGAAGATTCGGATCAAGAAGAAAATATGGTAATAACAATAGAAGATCAAGAATATATCCGTGATTTTTTCAGCGCTTCACTTACTGGACACCCAGATATCATGAAGGAGATTATATCGATCTCAGATCTGGGCGCAAATATTGTTAATGCATCAGATAATAGGGGCACAAGCCCATTACACTGCGCTGCAACAAGAGGGCATGAAGATGTAATAGAGTTCCTACTCAGTCAGCCAAACATTAACATAAACCCTCGAGATGATCAAGGTCAAACCGCTTTACATTTAGCTGCGGAAAAAGGATATTTGAACGTAATCAAATTACTAATGAATGCTGGCGCTCAAGCTAGTATTCCAAATCATAAAGGAGAAACGCCTGTAGATTGGTTAAAATTTTGGGCTACAACAGAAAATAAACTTGATATCGTAAGTGAAACGTTAGATGCGATGGAGGATGCACTAATGGCTCAGAACAACTCTACGCACCATGATGATGCACTAATAGTAGGCCATAACAACTATACAAACTCTCATTATATTGGAGATTAA
- the blaOXA gene encoding class D beta-lactamase yields the protein MKQFLALLISLCATEVFAAKICFTAKEKDKMIHQEGDCSNQYPPESTFKIALSLMGFNSSIFVDQDTPLWEYKNEYASFNNICKQDQTPKTWMRDSCLWYSQILTSKLGTRKFQQYVRDFNYGNMNLSGDKGLNNGLSRSWISSSLKISPHQQLDFLQNIIEQKLPVNKKSYIQTKGIMFVTELAAGWKLYGKTGSGVQVDHNCNKSELQQGWFVGYIQKGSRSIVFASHIADDKKENVPASFRARNEAFIKLYYIINELEGSKY from the coding sequence ATGAAACAATTCTTAGCGCTGCTTATATCTTTATGTGCAACGGAAGTATTTGCGGCAAAAATTTGCTTCACAGCAAAGGAAAAAGACAAAATGATTCATCAAGAAGGAGATTGCAGCAATCAATATCCTCCTGAATCTACATTTAAGATTGCTTTGAGTTTAATGGGCTTTAATTCGTCAATTTTTGTTGATCAAGATACTCCTTTATGGGAATATAAAAACGAATATGCTAGCTTTAATAATATTTGTAAACAAGATCAAACTCCAAAGACTTGGATGAGGGATAGTTGTCTTTGGTATTCTCAAATATTAACTAGCAAGTTGGGCACAAGGAAATTTCAACAATATGTCCGAGACTTTAACTATGGCAATATGAATTTATCTGGGGATAAGGGATTAAATAATGGGCTAAGTCGTTCTTGGATTTCAAGTTCTCTTAAAATTTCTCCACATCAACAATTAGATTTTTTACAAAATATTATTGAACAAAAGCTGCCGGTAAACAAAAAAAGTTACATCCAGACAAAGGGAATAATGTTTGTTACTGAGCTTGCTGCAGGATGGAAGTTGTATGGTAAAACTGGCAGTGGAGTTCAAGTTGATCATAATTGTAATAAGAGCGAACTACAACAGGGATGGTTTGTTGGATATATCCAAAAGGGTAGTAGAAGTATCGTTTTTGCAAGTCATATTGCTGATGATAAAAAAGAAAACGTGCCGGCCTCTTTTCGAGCAAGGAACGAGGCTTTTATAAAACTTTATTACATAATAAATGAACTAGAAGGATCTAAATATTAA